Proteins found in one Halobaculum sp. MBLA0147 genomic segment:
- a CDS encoding NADH-quinone oxidoreductase subunit A, with protein sequence MSSWIAIGALAVVGVGIPLGMMAASWVIRPSVPEQGKRSTYESGEVPTGEATGIQFNIQYYMVALLFVVFDIETVLVFPWTVIYQSALEAGVGLATILLPMLVFIGVLVVGLVWAWRQGVVEWASSPRATRNRIERNT encoded by the coding sequence ATGAGTTCATGGATAGCAATCGGCGCGTTGGCGGTCGTCGGCGTGGGCATCCCCCTCGGGATGATGGCCGCGTCGTGGGTCATCCGGCCGAGCGTGCCGGAACAGGGGAAACGGAGCACGTACGAGTCCGGCGAGGTGCCGACGGGCGAGGCGACGGGCATCCAGTTCAACATCCAGTACTACATGGTCGCACTGTTGTTCGTCGTCTTCGACATCGAGACGGTCCTCGTGTTCCCGTGGACGGTGATCTACCAGTCCGCACTGGAGGCGGGCGTGGGGTTGGCGACGATCCTGCTCCCGATGCTCGTCTTCATCGGCGTCCTGGTCGTCGGACTCGTCTGGGCCTGGCGGCAGGGCGTCGTCGAGTGGGCCTCGAGTCCGCGTGCCACCCGCAACCGAATCGAGCGTAACACATGA
- a CDS encoding NADH-quinone oxidoreductase subunit H: MTPLQLPDIIGGFLPVGGLAGELLSALIGAFLIANFLLVNTAVAGPWAKRKITAAFTDRIAVTEVGPFGLLAIVADAVRLLSKELIVPEGVDRPAWDLAPMLIPFSALLGFAVIPMGNGVQLADPETGLVFAFAASSIASLGLIMMGYSSNNKYSLLGGLRAVAANIAYEIPLVITAASVVLFTGTLQMSEIVAAQTSALVSVGGVSVPQWFAFVNPFAFALFLLANLAEVGRNPFDLPEAPTEIVAGYQTEYSSVYFVLIYLGEFIHIFLGGALAAVLFLGGGSAPISALSFVPGFVWFTVKMWGFYLFTQWARSAVPRLRPDQFMDVGWKGMLVLSFANLVLTAVIVGVLA, translated from the coding sequence ATGACACCGCTGCAGCTCCCCGACATCATCGGCGGGTTCCTCCCCGTCGGTGGGCTGGCCGGCGAGCTGTTGAGCGCGCTGATCGGCGCGTTCCTGATCGCCAACTTCCTGCTGGTCAACACGGCCGTCGCGGGGCCGTGGGCCAAACGGAAGATCACGGCGGCGTTCACCGACCGGATCGCCGTCACAGAGGTCGGACCGTTCGGGTTGCTCGCGATCGTCGCCGACGCCGTCCGGCTGCTGTCGAAAGAGTTGATCGTCCCCGAGGGAGTCGACCGCCCGGCGTGGGACCTGGCGCCGATGCTGATCCCGTTCTCGGCGCTGCTCGGGTTCGCCGTGATCCCGATGGGCAACGGCGTGCAGTTGGCCGACCCCGAGACGGGGCTGGTGTTCGCGTTCGCGGCCTCGTCGATCGCCTCGCTGGGGCTGATCATGATGGGGTACTCGTCGAACAACAAGTACTCGCTGCTGGGCGGGTTGCGGGCCGTGGCGGCGAACATCGCCTACGAGATCCCGCTGGTGATCACCGCCGCGTCGGTGGTGTTGTTCACCGGCACCCTCCAGATGAGCGAGATCGTCGCGGCTCAGACGAGCGCACTGGTGTCGGTCGGTGGCGTCTCCGTCCCGCAGTGGTTCGCGTTCGTCAACCCGTTCGCGTTCGCGCTGTTCCTGTTGGCGAACCTCGCGGAGGTCGGTCGCAACCCGTTCGACCTGCCGGAGGCGCCGACGGAGATCGTCGCCGGCTACCAGACGGAGTACTCCTCGGTGTACTTCGTGTTGATCTACCTGGGCGAGTTCATCCACATCTTCCTGGGTGGTGCGCTGGCGGCGGTGTTGTTCCTCGGCGGCGGCTCGGCGCCGATCTCGGCGCTGTCGTTCGTCCCGGGGTTCGTCTGGTTCACGGTGAAGATGTGGGGCTTTTACCTGTTCACGCAGTGGGCCCGCTCCGCCGTGCCGCGGCTCCGTCCCGACCAGTTCATGGACGTGGGCTGGAAGGGGATGTTGGTGTTGTCGTTCGCGAACCTGGTCCTCACGGCCGTGATCGTGGGGGTGCTCGCATAA
- a CDS encoding NADH-quinone oxidoreductase subunit D, with amino-acid sequence MSLEDPRDPETDATTVQRSEAELETLLGDLVIGRDDHVNAPGFVVRPDAVQDTLERLRTQAGYDHCSCVTAQEYEDRYETIYHLKKYDDPTQEVSVVVPTDSYDPVSESAAGQYRTADWHEREAYDLVGIEYEDHPDLRRLLLPETWQGHPLSLDYDQDRPQIVPMREHANPLQADHEGDGDTMFLNIGPHHPATHGVLHLKATLDGEQVADVEPDIGYIHRCEEQMCQRGTYRHQIMPYPDRWDWGGAGITNEWAYARAAERLNDIEVPEYAQVIRTMAAELSRILSHLLATGAYALDIIGDFTATFMYAISDREVVQNILEDLTGQRLMFNYFRLGGVAWDLPEPREEFFEKIRSFLDDLPQRLAEYHNLLTSNEIIQVRAVDTGVLPPEEAKSYGCTGPVARGSGIDYDLRRDDPYGYYDNLDWDVAVEDGCDNFSRLLVRLQEVEESGKIIEQCVDLLEDWPEEDRTVQSNVPRTLKPEADKEIYSAVEAAKGELGIYIRSDGSNKPARFKIRGPSFSNLQSLPVMAEGGHIPDLIASLGSLDTIMGDVDR; translated from the coding sequence ATGAGTCTCGAAGACCCACGCGATCCGGAGACGGACGCCACGACCGTCCAGCGATCCGAGGCGGAGCTGGAGACGCTCCTCGGTGACCTGGTGATCGGCCGCGACGACCACGTGAACGCGCCCGGATTCGTCGTCCGGCCAGACGCCGTCCAGGACACCCTGGAGCGACTGCGCACGCAGGCGGGGTACGACCACTGTTCGTGTGTCACCGCACAGGAGTACGAGGACCGCTACGAGACGATCTACCACCTCAAGAAGTACGACGACCCCACACAGGAGGTGAGTGTCGTCGTCCCGACGGACAGCTACGACCCCGTCAGCGAGTCCGCCGCGGGGCAGTACCGCACGGCGGACTGGCACGAGCGGGAGGCGTACGACCTCGTCGGCATCGAGTACGAGGACCACCCGGACCTGCGTCGACTGCTCCTGCCGGAGACGTGGCAGGGTCACCCGCTGTCGTTGGACTACGACCAGGACCGGCCGCAGATCGTCCCGATGCGGGAACACGCGAACCCGCTGCAGGCGGACCACGAGGGCGACGGGGACACGATGTTCCTCAACATCGGGCCCCACCACCCGGCGACCCACGGCGTGCTCCACCTGAAGGCGACGCTCGACGGCGAGCAGGTCGCGGACGTGGAGCCGGACATCGGCTACATCCACCGCTGTGAGGAGCAGATGTGTCAGCGGGGCACCTACCGTCACCAGATCATGCCGTACCCGGACCGGTGGGACTGGGGCGGTGCCGGGATCACGAACGAGTGGGCGTACGCGCGTGCGGCCGAGCGGCTCAACGACATCGAGGTGCCGGAGTACGCGCAGGTGATCCGGACGATGGCCGCCGAGTTGAGCCGGATCCTCTCGCACCTGTTGGCGACGGGGGCGTACGCGCTCGACATCATCGGGGACTTCACGGCGACGTTCATGTACGCCATCAGCGACCGCGAGGTCGTCCAGAACATCCTCGAGGACCTGACCGGCCAACGGCTGATGTTCAACTACTTCCGTCTGGGTGGTGTCGCGTGGGACCTGCCGGAGCCGCGCGAGGAGTTCTTCGAGAAGATCCGGTCGTTCCTCGACGACCTGCCCCAGCGGCTGGCGGAGTACCACAACCTGCTCACCTCGAACGAGATCATCCAGGTGCGCGCCGTCGACACCGGGGTGCTCCCGCCGGAGGAGGCGAAGTCGTACGGCTGTACCGGTCCGGTCGCACGCGGATCGGGGATCGACTACGACCTCCGTCGCGACGACCCGTACGGCTACTACGACAACCTCGACTGGGACGTCGCCGTCGAGGACGGCTGCGACAACTTCAGTCGCCTGCTCGTCCGACTGCAAGAGGTCGAGGAGTCCGGGAAGATCATCGAGCAGTGTGTCGACCTGCTGGAAGACTGGCCTGAGGAGGACCGCACGGTCCAGTCGAACGTCCCCCGCACCCTGAAGCCGGAGGCGGACAAGGAGATCTACAGCGCCGTCGAGGCCGCGAAGGGTGAACTCGGGATCTACATCCGCTCGGACGGCTCGAACAAGCCGGCGCGGTTCAAGATCCGCGGCCCGTCGTTCTCGAACCTCCAGTCGCTCCCGGTGATGGCCGAGGGTGGCCACATTCCGGACCTGATCGCGTCACTCGGCAGTCTCGACACGATCATGGGCGACGTGGACCGCTGA
- a CDS encoding NADH-quinone oxidoreductase subunit B, whose amino-acid sequence MSSENQPFVTDDTEVLTDTRDARMTGSGEDNRFNSKLREAFGSSPFILTKFDKFMNWVRGSSMFMLQFGIACCSIEMMHTYSSKHDLDRFGSGVPRASPRQADVIIVPGTVVSKFAPRMKRVYDQMPEPKFVVGMGSCTISGGPFQDGYNVVKGAEEVIPVDIHVPGCPPRPEALVYGVTKLQERIANGESAPVTVKPYELEQFGDLDRDEIVEQLADQIDEEDLVMRYNWADSP is encoded by the coding sequence ATGAGTAGCGAGAATCAACCCTTCGTCACAGACGACACCGAGGTACTGACAGACACCCGCGACGCCCGGATGACGGGGTCGGGGGAGGACAACCGGTTCAACTCGAAGCTGCGAGAGGCGTTCGGCTCCTCGCCGTTCATCCTCACCAAGTTCGACAAGTTCATGAACTGGGTGCGGGGGTCGTCGATGTTCATGCTGCAGTTCGGGATCGCCTGTTGCAGCATCGAGATGATGCACACCTACTCCTCGAAACACGACCTCGACCGGTTCGGGTCCGGCGTCCCGCGGGCGTCGCCGCGACAGGCGGACGTGATCATCGTCCCCGGGACGGTCGTCTCGAAGTTCGCGCCGCGGATGAAGCGCGTGTACGACCAGATGCCGGAGCCGAAGTTCGTCGTCGGGATGGGGTCGTGTACCATCTCCGGCGGGCCGTTCCAGGACGGGTACAACGTCGTCAAGGGTGCCGAGGAGGTCATCCCGGTCGACATCCACGTACCCGGGTGTCCCCCGCGGCCGGAGGCGCTCGTGTACGGCGTCACCAAACTGCAGGAACGGATCGCCAACGGGGAGTCGGCACCGGTGACGGTGAAGCCGTACGAGTTGGAACAGTTCGGCGACTTGGACCGCGACGAGATCGTGGAGCAGCTCGCCGACCAGATCGACGAGGAGGACCTCGTCATGCGGTACAACTGGGCAGACAGCCCCTGA